In one window of Solanum pennellii chromosome 2, SPENNV200 DNA:
- the LOC107010375 gene encoding abscisic acid and environmental stress-inducible protein TAS14-like, which translates to MAQYGNQDQMRKTDVQETGVYRGTGTGGMMGGTGTGAMGGTGGEYGTQGMGTGGTQGMGTGTHHHEGQQQLRRSDSSSSSEDDGEGGRRKKGLKEKIMEKMPGQHESEYGQTTGEGAGEKKGMMDKIKDNIPGMH; encoded by the exons ATGGCACAATACGGCAATCAAGACCAAATGCGCAAGACTGATGTCCAAGAAACAGGAGTCTATCGAGGTACCGGTACTGGTGGTATGATGGGGGGCACGGGTACTGGCGCTATGGGGGGCACTGGTGGAGAATATGGAACTCAAGGCATGGGTACTGGTGGAACTCAAGGCATGGGTACTGGTACTCATCACCATGAGGGGCAACAGCAGCTTCGTCGATCCGACAGCTCTAGCTCG TCGGAGGATGATGGAGAAGGTGGGAGGAGAAAGAAGGGTTTGAAGGAGAAGATAATGGAGAAGATGCCTGGACAACATGAAAGTGAGTATGGACAAACAACAGGTGAAGGAGCTGGAGAGAAGAAAGGAATGATGGACAAAATCAAGGACAACATCCCTGGGATGCATTGA
- the LOC107010437 gene encoding bZIP transcription factor 11-like: MASPSGNSSSGSEDLQQLMDQRKRKRMISNRESARRSRMKKQTHLNELMAQVNQLKEQKNQIVSNINMVSQVYLNVEAENSVLRAQMAELSNRLQSLNEIINCINSANSTIDETEINCEDDFLNPWNLLHVNQPIMASADAFMY; this comes from the coding sequence atggCTTCTCCtagtggaaattcttcatcagGGTCAGAGGATCTTCAACAACTAATGGATCAAAGGAAACGTAAAAGAATGATATCGAACAGGGAATCAGCAAGAAGGTCAAGAATGAAGAAGCAGACACATTTGAATGAACTAATGGCTCAAGTGAATCAACTGAAGGAACAAAAGAATCAAATTGTGAGTAACATAAATATGGTGAGTCAGGTTTATTTGAATGTGGAAGCAGAAAACTCTGTTCTCAGAGCACAAATGGCAGAGTTGAGTAACAGGCTACAGTCTTTAAATGAGATCATAAACTGCATCAACTCAGCAAACTCAACAATTGATGAAACAGAGATTAATTGTGAAGATGATTTCTTGAATCCTTGGAATTTGCTACATGTGAATCAGCCAATTATGGCTTCTGCTGATGCCTTCATGTACTGA
- the LOC107008875 gene encoding mitogen-activated protein kinase 7 produces MATQVEAPNGIRSRGKHYYTMWQTVFEVDTKYVPIKPIGRGAYGVVCSSVNRETNEKVAIKKINNVFSNRIDALRTLRELKLLRHIRHENVIALKDVMMPIHRSSFKDIYLVYELMDTDLNHIIKSPQPLSDDHCKYFLFQLLRGLKYLHSANILHRDLKPGNLLVNANCELKICDFGLARTSRDNGQFMTEYVVTRWYRAPELLLCCDNYGTSIDVWSVGCIFAEILGRKPLFPGTECLNQLKLILNILGSQPEADLHFIDNPRAKGFIRSLPFTRGAHFSSLFPHADPLAIDLLQRMLIFDPSKRITVTEALYHPYLSSLYDPTCNLPAQFPLNLDIDENMAEPLIREMMLREIFHYHPEAAYINTFY; encoded by the exons ATGGCAACTCAAGTGGAGGCTCCGAATGGAATTAGGTCACGAGGGAAGCATTATTACACAATGTGGCAAACTGTATTTGAAGTGGATACCAAATACGTGCCGATCAAACCTATTGGGAGAGGAGCTTATGGTGTGGTTTGTTCCTCAGTGAATAGGGAGACAAATGAGAAAGTTGCTATCAAGAAAATTAATAACGTGTTTTCGAATAGAATTGATGCACTTAGAACTCTGAGAGAATTGAAGCTATTGCGGCATATAAGGCATGAGAATGTGATTGCTTTGAAGGATGTGATGATGCCTATTCACAGAAGTAGTTTCAAGGATATCTATTTGGTTTATGAGTTGATGGATACGGATCTCAATCATATCATTAAGTCGCCGCAGCCTTTATCTGATGATCATTGcaagtattttctttttcag CTCCTTCGTGGCTTGAAATATCTCCATTCAGCTAATATTCTTCACCGGGACTTGAAACCTGGGAATCTCCTTGTGAATGCCAACTGTGAGTTAAAGATTTGTGACTTTGGACTGGCTAGGACTAGCAGAGACAATGGGCAGTTCATGACTGAATATGTTGTAACTCGTTGGTATCGTGCACCTGAGCTACTTCTTTGCTGTGACAATTATGGAACATCCATTGATGTCTGGTCTGTTGGATGCATCTTTGCAGAAATTCTTGGCCGGAAGCCTCTATTTCCAGGAACTGAGTGCCTCAATCAGCTTAAACTTATTCTCAATATCCTTGGTAGCCAGCCTGAAGCTGATCTTCATTTCATTGATAACCCAAGGGCTAAAGGATTCATCCGATCTCTTCCTTTTACACGAGGAGctcacttttcttctcttttccctCATGCTGATCCTTTAGCAATAGACTTACTGCAGCGAATGCTCATTTTTGATCCCTCGAAGAGAATAACAGTTACAGAAGCTCTCTATCACCCTTACCTATCAAGTCTTTATGATCCAACATGCAATCTTCCCGCTCAATTTCCTCTTAATCTGGATATTGACGAGAATATGGCAGAACCATTGATTCGGGAGATGATGCTGAGAGAAATCTTTCATTACCATCCTGAAGCAGCTTATATCAACACATTTTACTAG
- the LOC107009583 gene encoding transcription factor bHLH110-like, which produces MDSTNLYNHHQLQQLSGYPFFSTGVSTLHDWNSGITSEEEYYYKLGHMKRISSEELMWKRGIDTFPLMNTSMFHDGHHESSNDQLDDKNNKAGYIISNDYFLKMKDMNSLSNNMFKESYFENEQQHAFDLNENLLSEDSYMNNANNSSYVPSHDMEYSDFQGLKLAFNGVTFKNSHDSNSNSNSNCFGHFTTERMSSGFADGLQELTHSPSSKKITSNVRKNIGVSSKAKRSAEDEANPCQEASKKSRVTSQSPSTLMLKVRKEKLGDRISALHRLVAPFGKTDTASVLTEAIGYIQFLQDQILTLSMPYTKSTERKLHHINLKDSSIEAVLDLESRGLCLVPTSFSSYISQSCD; this is translated from the exons ATGGATTCTACGAATctttataatcatcatcaacTTCAACAGCTTTCTGGATATCCCTTTTTCAGTACTGGAGTTTCAACTCTACATGATTGGAACTCAGGCATCACCTC GGAAGAAGAATATTACTACAAGCTGGGACACATGAAAAGGATCTCATCAGAAGAGCTCATGTGGAAAAGAGGCATCGACACATTTCCATTAATGAACACCTCAATGTTCCACGATGGACATCATGAATCATCCAACGATCAGCTGGATGACAAAAATAACAAGGCCGGCTACATAATATCCAATGATTATTTCCTCAAAATGAAAGATATGAATAGTTTGAGTAACAACATGTTCAAAGAAAGTTACTTTGAAAACGAACAACAACATGCTTTTGATCTGAATGAGAATCTTCTGTCCGAAGATTCTTACATGAACAATGCTAATAATTCGAGTTATGTCCCAAGTCATGATATGGAATATTCAGATTTCCAGGGGTTGAAGTTAGCATTTAATGGAGTAACTTTCAAGAACAGCCAtgatagtaatagtaatagtaatagtaattgcTTTGGCCATTTCACTACAGAAAGGATGTCTTCGGGTTTTGCTGATGGACTACAAGAATTAACCCATAGTCCATCATCCAAAAAA ATCACATCAAATGTTAGGAAGAACATTGGAGtttcttcaaaagcaaaaagaTCTGCTGAAGATGAAGCTAATCCATGTCAAGAAGCATCAAAGAAGTCTCGAGTTACATCGCAATCTCCAAGCACATTAATGCTTAAG GTTAGAAAGGAAAAACTAGGAGACAGGATTTCAGCTCTACACAGATTAGTGGCACCTTTTGGCAAG ACTGATACTGCATCAGTATTAACAGAAGCCATTGGCTATATTCAGTTCCTTCAGGACCAAATACTG ACATTGAGTATGCCTTATACGAAATCAACTGAAAGGAAGCTCCATCACATAAATCTAAAG GATTCGAGCATAGAGGCAGTGCTAGATCTAGAGAGTAGAGGATTATGTTTGGTGCCAACATCATTTTCTTCTTACATCTCTCAGTCCTGTGATTGA
- the LOC107008972 gene encoding disease resistance RPP13-like protein 4, producing MVDAVVTVFLEKLLNVLTEESRFLSQHRQQFEKLKNELLFMQSFLKDAERLKRKHTTLKTVMACLRDLIFEAEEILEDCQNQSADSDGSTRFSTRLHPKRLSHRHQTGKRLSEINDKITEIKQNISTYLGVPLMKEGSMEAHDNLMTRWTSSLYDHTQVVGLEGDTEKIKDWLFEASDGLLAVAFVGMGGLGKTTLAQKVFNERSMENHFERRIWVSVSQTFTEEQVMRSILKTLGDACIGDDQGELLRKINQYLLGKRFLIVMDDVWSLDNAWWQKIYSGLPKGNGSSVIVTTRNELVARKMGVTEARTHWPKFLNEHYSWLLFRKIAFAATAGECDFPELEDVGKEIVEKCKGLPLAIKAVGGVMLCKPPYYHEWRRIADHFRDELKENDNSVMASLQLSYDELPPYLKSCFLCFSLFPEDCVILKDQLIRWWIGESFIPLRSGRLSTEVGEDCFSQLSNRCLIEVVDKAYNGVIHTCKMHDMVRDLVIKIADDDSFSTPSDANCRHLGINSAMNGKQLLSNRKLRALLTTTKSGEVNKIPSDIAKKFCNSRHLQVLDLSKSIFDVPLSSLLEGIGSARQLAYLSLSNTHPLIGVPDSISNLEKLQILDFSYCQNMKMLPSCVLTFVELAILDLNHCGSLEYLPKGLSKLSNLQVLLGFKPAKLSQRGGCRISELRSLTRLRRLSLRLTQDEEIGDDEGNALIGLQELQFLTISCFDSQDDGLVTKLGKLYPPRQLHELILKFYPGKISPEWLNPTSLPMLRYMSIVSGDMKEMHDNFWGDHSTFWKIEGLMLEALTDLRLEWSAINRVMPSLRILKASWCPEVEAFPIEDAGFRGGLWKKEEHSHRC from the coding sequence ATGGTGGATGCAGTGGTAACTGTATTCTTAGAGAAACTTCTAAATGTTCTCACTGAGGAAAGCAGATTTCTAAGTCAACACAGACAACAgtttgaaaaattaaagaatgaaTTGTTATTCATGCAAAGCTTTCTCAAGGATGCAGAGAGGCTCAAGAGGAAACACACCACTCTTAAAACGGTCATGGCTTGTTTGAGAGACTTAATCTTTGAAGCTGAAGAGATACTGGAGGACTGCCAGAATCAGTCAGCAGATAGTGATGGGTCTACTAGATTCTCTACGCGCTTACATCCCAAAAGGTTATCTCATCGCCATCAAACTGGCAAGCGACTTTCTGAAATCAATGACAAGATCACGGAAATAAAGCAAAACATTTCGACATACCTTGGAGTGCCACTTATGAAAGAAGGAAGTATGGAGGCACACGATAATCTAATGACAAGATGGACTTCTTCCCTTTACGACCACACTCAGGTAGTTGGTTTGGAAGGTGACACAGAGAAGATAAAGGATTGGCTATTTGAAGCAAGTGATGGTTTACTTGCCGTTGCATTTGTGGGTATGGGAGGGCTCGGTAAAACCACTCTTGCTCAGAAAGTCTTCAATGAGAGAAGCATGGAGAATCACTTTGAGAGGAGAATTTGGGTATCTGTTTCTCAAACATTTACTGAGGAACAAGTCATGAGAAGCATATTGAAGACTTTGGGAGATGCATGCATTGGTGACGACCAGGGGGAATTGTTAAGAAAAATTAACCAGTACCTTTTAGGAAAGAGGTTTTTGATTGTTATGGATGACGTTTGGAGCTTGGACAATGCTTGGTGGCAGAAAATCTATTCTGGACTACCCAAAGGTAATGGGAGCAGTGTTATTGTAACTACAAGAAATGAGTTAGTTGCTCGCAAGATGGGAGTCACAGAAGCAAGGACACACTGGCCAAAATTCCTGAATGAGCACTACAGTTGGTTACTGTTCCGGAAGATTGCATTTGCAGCAACTGCAGGTGAATGCGATTTTCCTGAATTGGAGGATGTGGGAAAGGAGATTGTGGAAAAATGTAAGGGTCTTCCATTAGCAATCAAAGCAGTAGGAGGAGTGATGCTTTGTAAACCACCTTACTATCATGAATGGAGGCGTATTGCAGATCATTTCCGCGatgaattgaaagaaaatgataaCTCAGTGATGGCTTCATTACAGTTGAGCTATGATGAACTACCTCCATACTTAAAATCCTGCTTCCTTTGTTTTTCACTCTTTCCTGAGGATTGTGTCATACTTAAAGACCAGCTGATCCGTTGGTGGATCGGAGAAAGTTTCATCCCTCTGAGAAGTGGTAGGTTATCAACTGAAGTTGGAGAAGATTGTTTCTCTCAACTATCCAATCGATGTTTGATTGAAGTTGTTGATAAGGCTTACAATGGTGTGATCCATACTTGCAAAATGCATGATATGGTTCGTGATTTGGTGATCAAAATTGCAGATGATGATTCATTTTCCACCCCATCTGATGCAAATTGTCGGCATTTGGGTATTAATAGTGCGATGAATGGGAAGCAACTACTGAGCAATCGAAAATTACGAGCACTGCTGACAACCACCAAGAGTGGTGAAGTAAACAAAATCCCTTCTGATATTGCTAAGAAGTTCTGCAATAGTCGACACCTCCAGGTACTGGATCTGTCCAAATCAATTTTCGATGTGCCTCTTTCAAGTTTGCTGGAAGGCATTGGATCTGCCAGACAGCTTGCTTATCTCAGTTTAAGCAATACACACCCGTTGATTGGTGTTCCAGATTCCATATCCAATCTTGAAAAATTACAGATTTTGGACTTCAGCTATTGCCAGAATATGAAAATGCTCCCCTCTTGTGTTTTAACATTTGTGGAACTAGCAATTTTAGATTTGAACCACTGTGGGTCACTTGAGTACCTGCCAAAAGGATTGAGTAAGCTTTCCAATCTTCAAGTACTGCTTGGATTCAAGCCTGCAAAATTAAGCCAGCGTGGAGGTTGTCGTATTTCTGAACTCAGAAGCCTTACTAGACTGAGAAGGCTCAGTTTAAGACTAACTCAGGATGAGGAGATTGGCGATGATGAGGGGAATGCACTGATAGGTCTCCAAGAACTTCAATTCTTGACAATAAGTTGCTTTGACAGTCAAGATGATGGACTAGTCACAAAACTTGGTAAACTTTATCCTCCTCGACAACTCCACGAGCTGATTCTCAAATTCTATCCAGGTAAAATAAGTCCTGAATGGCTTAACCCCACATCTCTCCCCATGTTGCGATATATGTCAATCGTTTCAGGTGATATGAAGGAAATGCACGACAACTTCTGGGGTGATCACAGTACTTTTTGGAAAATTGAGGGGTTAATGTTGGAAGCTTTAACTGATTTGAGATTGGAGTGGTCAGCAATAAATCGAGTGATGCCTTCCTTAAGAATACTCAAGGCTAGCTGGTGCCCCGAGGTGGAGGCATTTCCAATTGAAGATGCAGGATTCAGAGGGGGCTTATGGAAGAAGGAAGAACATAGCCATAGGTGCTGA
- the LOC107009406 gene encoding AAA-ATPase At2g18193-like, giving the protein MYDISKVQNTASTLFSAYASLAASMMLVRTMANDLIPKSLLTYIQSAISYLFTPLSTQLTIIVDEQCGMTRNQVYEAAEIYLRTKIGPNADKVRAHKTPKQKNINVSIEKDEEITDVYGVVQMKWRLVSVEPQDRHGYTPEKRFFELSFNKKFKESVLNEYLPFVLTKAKEIQDNDRAVKLYTRDCPCGSDDDGYGYGGGGGGVWGSINLDHPATFDTLAMEPEMKKMIIEDLDRFVKRRDFYKKVGKAWKRGYLLYGPPGTGKSSLIAAMANYLKFDIYDLELTSLYSNSELRRILISTSNRSIIVIEDIDCSVEMHDRNLGHQPSDTKITLSGLLNFIDGLWSNCGDERIIVFTTNHKEKLDPALLRPGRMDMHIHMSYCTNQSFKILAFNYLGVSDHRLFGEIEGLIKNVEVTPAEVAEELMRSEDAEVVLEGVLNLLKRKADEANEIKEEKSPSTPEDDEKEEIEDKKVDGGEIQEAKRLRTEVLVHTLRNQRRGRMRIGRPNRGRGGRW; this is encoded by the exons ATGTACGACATCTCAAAAGTGCAGAACACGGCGTCGACTTTATTCTCGGCGTATGCTTCTCTTGCGGCGTCGATGATGCTTGTTCGCACCATGGCTAACGATCTCATCCCAAAATCACTCCTCACATATATCCAATCAGCTATCAGTTATCTCTTCACTCCACTTTCTACCCAACTCACCATCATCGTCGATGAACAGTGTGGAATGACCCGGAATCAAGTTTACGAGGCCGCCGAAATTTACCTCCGTACAAAGATCGGTCCAAACGCCGACAAAGTCCGGGCCCACAAAACCCCTAAACAGAAAAACATCAACGTGAGCATAGAGAAGGATGAAGAGATCACTGATGTATACGGCGTCGTACAGATGAAATGGAGATTGGTCTCTGTCGAGCCTCAGGATAGACATGGGTATACCCCAGAGAAAAGATTCTTTGAGCTGagttttaataaaaagtttaaagaaAGTGTTTTGAATGAGTATTTACCCTTTGTGTTGACAAAGGCTAAAGAAATTCAAGATAACGATAGGGCTGTGAAATTGTATACAAGGGATTGTCCTTGTGGTAGTGATGATGATGGGTATGGGTATGGAGGTGGGGGTGGTGGGGTTTGGGGTTCCATAAATTTGGATCATCCTGCAACTTTTGATACTTTGGCTATGGAACCTgaaatgaagaagatgataattGAGGATCTTGATAGATTTGTGAAAAGGAGGGATTTTTACAAGAAAGTTGGTAAGGCATGGAAAAGAGGATATCTTTTGTATGGACCTCCAGGAACAGGGAAATCTAGCTTGATAGCTGCCATGGCCAATTACTTAAAGTTCGATATTTATGATTTGGAACTCACCAGTTTGTATTCTAATTCGGAATTGAGAAGGATTTTGATCTCCACTTCAAATCGATCCATTATTGTGATTGAAGATATTGATTGTAGTGTGGAAATGCATGATCGAAATCTTGGACATCAACCCAGTGACACTAAG ATAACGTTATCGGGTTTGTTGAACTTCATTGATGGATTGTGGTCCAACTGCGGGGATGAAAGAATTATTGTATTTACAACTAACCATAAGGAGAAGTTGGATCCTGCTTTGTTGAGACCTGGTCGAATGGATATGCACATTCATATGTCCTATTGTACTAATCAGAGTTTCAAGATTCTGGCTTTTAACTACTTGGGTGTATCTGATCATAGACTATTCGGGGAGATTGAAGGCCTAATCAAGAATGTAGAGGTGACCCCTGCAGAAGTTGCAGAGGAACTGATGAGAAGTGAGGATGCTGAGGTTGTCCTTGAGGGAGTGCTTAATTTGCTCAAGCGAAAAGCTGATGAAGCCAATGAAATCAAGGAGGAGAAGAGTCCTAGCACCCCAGAAGACGATGAGAAGGAAGAGATTGAGGACAAAAAGGTTGATGGAGGTGAGATTCAAGAAGCTAAAAGACTGAGAACTGAAGTGTTGGTTCATACTTTGAGAAACCAAAGGAGAGGAAGAATGAGAATAGGAAGACCGAATAGAGGACGAGGGGGGCGTTGGTAA
- the LOC107010140 gene encoding AAA-ATPase At5g17760-like, translated as MSLSSMPSAATMFQAYASISTAITMFKTMIHQLVPQQVQCYIETKIRRYFRPNSSDVTLVIEERDGMGINDVFTSAEIYLSARISPEFQRFKITKRPKDTGVNVKFGNCGKITDSFEEIELVWKFVNEAKKSISRFQDDDEGDFSEKRSFELSFSKQHKERILNAYIPFVLNTAKTMRNEKKIIQLHSLSGNCYSSINWDSVNLEHPSTFETLALEPALKKTIIQDLDRFLKRKEFYRRVGKAWKRGYLLYGPPGTGKSSLVAAIANYLKFDIYDLEFSNIKRDADLRRLLLSTKNRSILVIEDIDCSVTMPERNVARTNHNIRRDRDQEITLGGLLNFIDGLWSSCGDERIVIFTTNHKEKIDPALLRPGRMDMHIHMSYLTSESFTVLANNYLEISDPLYNSFKEAKQLIEGAQVTPAEVAEQFMKSEDPHVCLQSLVKFLKQKKINEQMEKKKQQEEEEANTTDNDKQLQRIKTLTTDNSLQS; from the exons ATGAGTCTCTCAAGTATGCCTTCAGCGGCTACAATGTTCCAGGCGTATGCCTCAATATCTACTGCCATTACAATGTTTAAAACAATGATCCACCAGTTAGTCCCTCAGCAAGTTCAGTGCTATATTGAAACCAAAATTCGTAGATATTTTCGCCCAAATTCATCAGATGTAACTTTGGTTATCGAAGAAAGAGATGGCATGGGCATCAACGATGTCTTCACTTCTGCCGAAATCTATTTGTCTGCACGAATCAGCCCAGAATTTCAACGTTTCAAAATTACCAAACGACCCAAAGACACAGGGGTCAATGTTAAATTTGGGAATTGTGGGAAAATTACTGATTCCTTTGAAGAGATTGAATTGGTATGGAAGTTTGTTAATGAAGCAAAAAAGTCGATTTCGAGATTTCAAGATGATGATGAAGGTGATTTTTCTGAGAAACGTTCTTTTGAGCTGAGCTTTAGCAAACAACACAAGGAAAGGATTCTGAATGCTTACATTCCTTTTGTGCTTAACACAGCCAAAACGATGCggaatgagaaaaaaattattcaattgcATTCTCTATCTGGTAATTGTTATAGTTCTATAAATTGGGATTCTGTGAACCTTGAGCACCCTTCAACTTTTGAGACATTAGCTTTAGAACCAGCACTTAAAAAAACCATAATACAGGACCTTGATAGGTTTTTAAAGAGGAAGGAGTTTTACAGGAGAGTTGGAAAAGCATGGAAACGGGGATACTTATTGTACGGACCACCCGGGACTGGGAAATCAAGCTTAGTTGCTGCAATTGCTAATTATTTGAAGTTTGACATATATGATCtagaattttcaaatataaagcGGGATGCTGATTTGAGAAGGCTCCTTCTCAGCACAAAGAATAGATCGATACTTGTTATCGAAGATATTGACTGCAGCGTTACCATGCCCGAAAGAAATGTAGCTCGCACAAATCACAATATTCGCCGGGATCGGGATCAGGAG ATTACACTTGGTGGGTTATTAAACTTCATAGACGGGCTATGGTCGAGTTGTGGTGATGAAAGGATAGTTATATTTACGACAAATCACAAAGAGAAGATTGATCCAGCTCTATTGCGACCTGGAAGAATGGACATGCATATTCATATGTCTTACTTAACTAGTGAAAGCTTTACAGTGTTGGCAAATAATTATCTGGAAATAAGTGATCCTCTTTACAACAGTTTTAAAGAAGCAAAACAATTGATTGAAGGGGCACAAGTTACTCCCGCAGAAGTTGCTGAGCAATTTATGAAGAGTGAAGATCCTCATGTTTGCCTTCAAAGTCTTGTCAAATttctaaagcaaaaaaaaattaatgagcaGATGGAGAAGAAGAAGCAGCAGGAGGAGGAGGAGGCAAATACTACTGATAATGACAAACAACTTCAAAGGATCAAAACTTTGACTACTGATAATTCACTTCAGTCCTAA